A single Sander lucioperca isolate FBNREF2018 chromosome 24, SLUC_FBN_1.2, whole genome shotgun sequence DNA region contains:
- the LOC116044667 gene encoding gap junction gamma-1 protein-like encodes MSWSFLTRLLDEISNHSTFVGKIWLTVLIIFRIVLTAVGGETIYYDEQSKFICNTQQPGCENVCYDAFAPLSHVRFWIFQVILITTPTIMYLGFAMHKIARMEDNEYRPVRSPKKRMPIVSRGAVRDYEEAEDNGEEDPMIAEEIEQDKPDKEEKNSEKKHDGRRRILRDGLMKVYVCQLLWRSSFEVAFLFGQYILYGFEVIPSYVCTRSPCPHTVDCFVSRPTEKTIFLLVMYVVSFLCLLLTLFEIIHLGVGGIRDTFRKRAMLGSRAPLPSSSRAMPTAPPGYHATVRKEKLKGDLRDSPMADSGRESFGDEGPSSKELERLRRHLKLAQQHLDLAYQVDEGSPSRSNSPEVNAAAQTAAEQNRLNFAQEKQGEASEKGIHA; translated from the exons ATGAGTTGGAGCTTCCTAACCCGTCTGCTGGATGAGATCTCCAACCACTCCACCTTCGTGGGGAAGATCTGGCTGACGGTGCTCATCATCTTCCGCATCGTGCTGACAGCCGTCGGCGGTGAAACCATCTACTACGATGAACAGAGTAAATTTATCTGCAACACGCAGCAGCCCGGGTGTGAGAACGTGTGCTACGACGCGTTTGCACCGCTCTCACATGTACGATTCTGGATCTTTCAG GTGATCTTGATCACCACCCCCACCATTATGTACCTGGGCTTCGCCATGCACAAGATCGCTCGCATGGAGGACAACGAGTACCGGCCCGTCCGGAGCCCCAAGAAGAGGATGCCCATTGTCAGCCGCGGGGCAGTTCGAGATTACGAGGAAGCAGAGGACAATGGAGAGGAAGACCCCATGATAGCTGAAGAGATTGAACAAGACAAGCccgacaaagaagaaaaaa acTCAGAGAAAAAGCATGACGGTCGTCGGCGGATCCTGCGTGACGGCCTGATGAAAGTCTACGTGTGCCAGCTGCTGTGGCGCTCCTCCTTCGAGGTGGCTTTCCTTTTCGGCCAGTACATCCTCTACGGCTTTGAGGTGATACCCTCCTACGTCTGCACTCGCTCTCCGTGCCCGCACACCGTGGACTGCTTTGTGTCCCGCCCCACGGAGAAGACCATTTTCCTGCTGGTGATGTACGTCGTGTCTTTCCTCTGCCTGCTCCTCACCCTCTTTGAAATCATCCATTTGGGCGTGGGTGGCATCCGCGACACCTTCCGCAAGCGGGCCATGCTCGGCTCACGTGCCCCCCTTCCGTCCTCCTCGCGTGCCATGCCCACAGCTCCGCCCGGATACCACGCCACCGTCAGGAAGGAGAAACTGAAAGGAGACCTGAGGGACTCACCAATGGCCGACTCCGGGCGGGAGAGTTTCGGGgacgaggggccgtcgtccaaAGAGCTGGAGCGGTTGAGGAGGCACCTGAAGCTGGCCCAGCAGCACCTGGACCTGGCCTACCAGGTCGATGAGGGAAGCCCTTCACGAAGCAACAGTCCCGAGGTCAACGCGGCTGCACAGACGGCCGCCGAGCAAAACCGCCTCAACTTTGCCCAGGAAAAGCAGGGGGAGGCAAGCGAGAAAG GAATACATGCCTGA
- the inha gene encoding inhibin alpha chain — MVSCALFILGSLWIHVLTQACGGEELSREAVLSWFRERVLEGLGLEEPPLVHGPDRDMAQPEARHAPRRAPRTSRTAWVNHQSSPTKETSQIILFPGSDSSCARPDSAPGGTSNSHFTYYFQPSMNNHKTLVTSAHFWFYAGEGATANSSAQLFILTSAQQLLRAAEAPSKTSSDGWTTYQLDQTLLASLCEGPFLLQVRCPACQCHANEPDKTPFLHLHTQSRGPVRSPRHAPVTIPWSLSAIDLLRRPSQERPHHNDCHRAEIKISFEELGWDNWIVHPKLLTFYYCHGNCSAWDRPAATLGITQCCAPVPGTMKSLRITTTSDGWYSFKYETLPNIIPEECSCI, encoded by the exons ATGGTGTCCTGTGCTCTCTTTATCCTGGGCTCTCTGTGGATCCACGTTCTGACACAAGCCTGCGGCGGAGAGGAGCTGTCCCGGGAAGCGGTGTTGTCCTGGTTCAGAGAGCGGGTTCTGGAGGGCCTCGGGCTGGAGGAGCCTCCTCTAGTGCATGGTCCTGATAGGGACATGGCCCAGCCAGAAGCAAGGCATGCACCCCGGAGGGCCCCCAGGACAAGCAGGACAGCGTGGGTCAACCATCAAAGCAGTCCGACCAAAGAAACATCTCAAATTATTCTCTTTCCCGGCTCTG ACTCATCCTGTGCCAGACCTGACTCAGCTCCTGGAGGAACCTCCAACAGCCACTTCACATATTACTTCCAGCCCTCCATGAACAACCACAAGACCCTAGTCACATCTGCCCACTTCTGGTTCTATGCAGGCGAAGGAGCCACAGCCAACTCCTCTGCCCAGCTGTTCATTCTCACTTCAGCGCAGCAGCTTCTTCGGGCAGCAGAGGCTCCATCAAAGACGAGCTCGGATGGATGGACCACCTACCAACTGGATCAAACCCTGCTAGCCTCACTGTGCGAGGGCCCTTTTCTGCTCCAGGTCCGCTGTCCAGCCTGCCAGTGCCACGCCAACGAACCAGACAAGACGCCCTTTCTTCACCTCCACACTCAGTCTCGTGGTCCTGTCCGCTCCCCCCGCCATGCACCAGTAACCATACCCTGGTCTCTTTCTGCTATCGACCTACTCCGGCGGCCCTCTCAGGAGAGACCTCATCACAACGACTGCCACAGGGCAGAGATTAAAATCAGCTTCGAGGAGCTGGGCTGGGACAACTGGATCGTCCATCCAAAGCTGCTGACTTTCTACTATTGTCACGGGAACTGCTCAGCCTGGGATCGACCCGCCGCCACGCTGGGGATCACACAGTGCTGCGCTCCGGTCCCAGGGACCATGAAGTCCTTGAGGATCACAACAACATCTGACGGCTGGTACTCGTTCAAGTATGAGACCTTGCCCAACATTATACCTGAAGAGTGTTCTTGTATCTGA